One segment of Dolichospermum sp. DET69 DNA contains the following:
- a CDS encoding DUF3352 domain-containing protein, whose amino-acid sequence MNSQYSTKNIRLGFLVAGVITLLLIGIAGFYWFSGKNPVNLLIQKSQPSGAIFVSKSSPAMVSLLVNPDALQTIEPKGEFSQLKNRLLAQSNIDYQNDIKPWLSDEVTLAVTTIDIDRDPDNGLQTGYLMALATAKPQKSREFLELLFSNRAFSGANLEVERYKGVKVIHDHPEYLSQSKIQNSLAGAVVNNFVLLANHPQVIKAAINNLQAPDLNLISSLEYQKATQQIPKNAVAVTFLNLPIVAKWQGLELAKSTYNSQILSLVLNSQGLLAESTFLTTSEIVPPSLPLSQPVAALQYIPESTALAIAGTNLSNLGNSNLAKLWQQGTATIYGDSEDTISRLLKPWGDIQKNWGLNFNQDIFNWVKGEYALALLPNSENPTPHWLFVVEKTPELASGIAHLDHIARKGSLNVSSLTLDEQKVSAWTEITATTEKNTSINVDAKIKGVHTTLDNYEVFSSDLKTLKAALSQKQKSLLENPQFQHSMAVIPQPNQGYIYLDWENSQDILKRQLPLLKFVEVLGKPLFNNLKSLTVSSYSSEPGTLKGGVFLQLH is encoded by the coding sequence ATGAACAGTCAATACTCAACAAAAAATATTAGACTTGGTTTCCTGGTTGCTGGTGTCATCACCCTGCTATTAATTGGTATAGCTGGTTTTTACTGGTTTTCGGGGAAAAATCCCGTTAATCTGCTGATTCAGAAGTCTCAACCCAGTGGTGCCATATTTGTTTCCAAGTCCTCACCCGCAATGGTTTCATTATTGGTAAATCCTGACGCTTTACAGACAATAGAACCAAAAGGAGAATTTTCTCAACTCAAAAATCGGTTACTAGCGCAAAGTAATATAGATTATCAAAATGATATTAAACCCTGGTTGAGTGATGAAGTTACCCTAGCTGTAACTACCATAGATATAGACCGTGACCCAGACAACGGACTCCAAACTGGGTATTTAATGGCACTCGCAACTGCAAAACCTCAGAAAAGCCGCGAGTTTTTAGAGTTGTTATTTTCTAATCGGGCTTTTAGTGGGGCTAATTTAGAGGTTGAACGGTACAAAGGTGTAAAGGTTATTCATGATCACCCAGAATATTTATCACAATCCAAAATCCAAAATAGTTTAGCTGGTGCAGTTGTTAATAATTTTGTTTTGCTGGCAAATCATCCCCAAGTTATCAAAGCAGCAATTAATAATTTACAAGCACCAGATTTAAACTTAATTAGTTCTCTTGAATATCAAAAAGCTACTCAACAAATTCCTAAAAATGCTGTAGCAGTAACTTTCTTGAATTTGCCCATAGTTGCCAAGTGGCAAGGTTTAGAATTGGCAAAATCAACTTATAATAGCCAAATTCTATCTTTAGTCTTAAATTCCCAAGGCTTGTTAGCAGAAAGCACATTTTTAACAACCTCAGAAATTGTCCCTCCATCTTTGCCACTATCTCAACCTGTAGCAGCATTACAATATATTCCAGAATCAACAGCTTTGGCGATCGCTGGCACAAATTTGAGTAATTTAGGTAATAGCAATTTAGCAAAACTGTGGCAACAAGGAACAGCAACTATCTACGGTGATAGTGAAGATACTATTTCTCGATTACTAAAACCTTGGGGAGATATCCAAAAAAACTGGGGTTTAAACTTTAATCAGGATATTTTCAATTGGGTAAAAGGAGAATATGCTTTAGCTTTATTGCCTAATTCAGAAAATCCAACTCCTCATTGGTTATTTGTCGTCGAAAAAACTCCAGAATTGGCATCAGGTATAGCACATTTAGATCATATTGCTAGGAAGGGCAGTTTAAATGTTAGTTCCTTAACTTTAGATGAACAGAAAGTATCTGCTTGGACAGAGATTACAGCTACAACTGAAAAGAATACATCTATTAATGTTGATGCAAAAATTAAAGGAGTGCATACAACTTTAGATAATTATGAAGTTTTTAGTTCTGACTTAAAGACACTCAAAGCAGCTTTGAGTCAAAAGCAAAAATCTCTCCTAGAAAATCCCCAATTTCAACATAGTATGGCTGTAATTCCCCAACCTAACCAAGGATATATTTATCTAGACTGGGAAAACAGTCAAGATATTCTCAAACGTCAACTACCTTTGCTTAAATTTGTAGAAGTTTTAGGTAAACCATTATTCAATAATTTAAAATCGCTGACAGTTAGCAGTTATAGCAGTGAACCAGGAACACTCAAAGGAGGTGTATTCTTGCAACTGCATTAA
- a CDS encoding DNA phosphorothioation system restriction enzyme produces MYLTRNAVQKLPTFKLKLPYVGEKKGSYQVNKSLPGCPKMPLSLQLRGYQHQAVTSWFANHGRGTLKMATGSGKTITALAIACELYQQIGLQVLLVVCPYRHLVTQWARECEKFNLQPILAFDNLRSWQGQLSTQIYNLCSGSQDFVTVITTNSTLIGDGFQTQLKYFPPKTLIIGDEAHNLGAPKLEESLPRKVGLRLALSATPERYFDDGGTQSLLDYFGPVLQPEFNLQDAISQGALVHYNYHPILVELTETESIAYLKLTKKIGRSLLYRERDIGEAGDFEENEDIKSLLMQRARLIGTAENKLIALQELMESRRETTHTLFYCSDGSQEIGQRYSLRQLKAVSQLLGGELGYKISTYTAETSLEERETLRCQFESGELQGLVAIRCLDEGVDIPAIQTAVILSSSGNPRQFIQRRGRVLRPHPGKERATIFDMIVLPPDLDRETIEVERNLLKKELRRFVEFADLADNAGEARMKLLSLQKRYGLLDI; encoded by the coding sequence ATGTACTTAACGCGAAATGCAGTCCAGAAATTGCCTACTTTTAAACTCAAGTTACCTTACGTGGGGGAGAAAAAAGGTAGTTATCAAGTTAATAAATCATTACCGGGATGTCCGAAAATGCCTTTATCTCTGCAATTACGGGGATATCAACATCAGGCTGTGACTAGCTGGTTTGCTAATCATGGTAGGGGGACTTTAAAAATGGCTACTGGTAGTGGTAAGACTATTACTGCATTAGCGATCGCTTGTGAATTGTACCAGCAAATTGGTTTACAAGTCTTGTTGGTGGTGTGTCCTTATCGTCATCTTGTTACCCAGTGGGCTAGGGAATGTGAGAAATTTAACTTACAGCCAATTTTAGCATTTGATAATTTACGCAGTTGGCAAGGTCAACTTTCTACACAAATCTACAATCTGTGTTCTGGTTCTCAAGATTTCGTGACAGTAATTACCACTAACTCGACTTTAATAGGTGATGGTTTTCAAACACAACTTAAATATTTTCCGCCAAAAACTTTGATTATTGGCGACGAGGCACATAATTTAGGCGCGCCTAAGTTAGAAGAAAGTTTACCGCGAAAAGTTGGTTTACGTCTAGCTTTATCAGCCACACCAGAAAGATATTTTGATGACGGGGGAACACAATCTTTATTAGATTATTTTGGTCCAGTTCTCCAACCTGAATTTAATTTACAAGATGCAATTTCTCAAGGTGCATTAGTCCATTATAATTATCATCCCATATTAGTAGAATTAACAGAAACTGAGAGTATAGCCTATTTAAAATTAACTAAAAAAATTGGGCGTTCTTTACTGTATCGAGAACGAGATATAGGTGAAGCGGGAGATTTTGAAGAAAACGAAGATATTAAATCATTATTAATGCAAAGGGCGCGGTTAATTGGAACTGCGGAAAATAAATTAATAGCCTTACAAGAGTTAATGGAAAGTCGTCGAGAAACTACCCATACATTATTTTATTGTAGTGATGGTTCTCAAGAAATTGGACAACGTTACTCTTTACGTCAACTCAAAGCTGTTTCTCAACTTTTGGGAGGAGAATTAGGTTATAAAATTAGTACCTATACAGCAGAGACTTCTTTGGAGGAAAGGGAAACTTTACGTTGTCAATTTGAGAGTGGAGAATTACAAGGTTTAGTAGCCATTCGTTGTTTAGATGAAGGTGTGGATATTCCCGCAATTCAAACCGCAGTGATTTTATCAAGTTCAGGAAATCCCCGGCAATTTATCCAACGTCGGGGCAGGGTTTTACGTCCTCACCCTGGCAAGGAACGGGCAACTATTTTTGATATGATTGTTTTACCGCCAGATTTGGATAGAGAAACTATTGAAGTCGAACGGAATTTATTAAAAAAGGAATTACGGCGGTTTGTGGAGTTTGCTGATTTGGCTGATAATGCTGGGGAAGCAAGGATGAAGTTATTATCTTTACAAAAACGATATGGGTTATTGGATATTTAG
- the argF gene encoding ornithine carbamoyltransferase: MTALIGRDLLSLADLSSGELQELLELATQLKSGKLKLHCNKVLGLLFSKASTRTRVSFTVAMYQLGGQVIDLHPNVTQVSRGEPIQDTARVLDRYLDVLAIRTFAQQELETFAKYAKIPVINALTDLEHPCQILADLMTIQEKFGTLAGLTLTYVGDGNNVANSLMLGCALVGMNVRIAFPSGYAPDAEIVEKTREIANKKTEVILTHDPEAAAKGASVLYTDVWASMGQETQANNRFPVFQPYQISEQLLSLADPEAIVLHCLPAHRGEEITQEVIEGSQSRVWDQAENRLHAQKALLASVLGAE; encoded by the coding sequence ATGACAGCATTGATAGGCAGAGATTTATTAAGTTTAGCGGATCTAAGTTCTGGAGAACTGCAAGAACTTCTGGAATTAGCCACTCAACTCAAGTCGGGAAAACTCAAGTTGCATTGTAATAAGGTTCTAGGTTTATTGTTTTCCAAAGCTTCAACCCGCACTAGAGTCAGCTTCACAGTGGCAATGTACCAACTGGGGGGACAGGTAATTGATCTTCATCCCAATGTCACTCAGGTGAGTCGTGGAGAACCTATCCAGGATACTGCTAGAGTGTTAGATCGTTATTTGGATGTTTTGGCAATTCGCACCTTTGCCCAACAAGAATTGGAAACATTTGCCAAATATGCGAAGATTCCTGTGATCAATGCCCTCACAGATTTAGAACACCCTTGTCAAATATTGGCTGATTTAATGACCATTCAAGAAAAGTTTGGGACTTTAGCTGGTTTAACATTAACCTATGTCGGTGATGGGAATAATGTTGCTAATTCCCTGATGTTGGGTTGTGCTTTGGTGGGAATGAATGTGAGAATAGCTTTCCCGTCAGGATATGCCCCAGATGCAGAAATTGTGGAAAAAACTCGAGAAATAGCGAATAAAAAAACTGAAGTTATTCTGACTCATGATCCTGAAGCAGCAGCCAAAGGTGCATCTGTACTTTACACTGATGTTTGGGCAAGTATGGGACAAGAAACCCAAGCTAATAATCGTTTTCCTGTTTTCCAACCCTATCAAATTTCTGAACAATTATTAAGTCTTGCAGATCCAGAGGCAATTGTTTTACACTGCTTACCAGCCCATCGTGGTGAAGAAATTACTCAAGAAGTAATTGAAGGTTCACAATCACGAGTTTGGGATCAGGCAGAAAATCGCCTCCACGCTCAAAAAGCTTTACTTGCCAGTGTTTTAGGAGCAGAATGA
- a CDS encoding pyridoxamine 5'-phosphate oxidase family protein, which yields MSLPPWRSLITRALHKNRSLVYSRYVQLATVRENGFPANRTVVFRGFLDNSNQLKFITDIRSEKAEQISKQPAAEICWYFPHTREQFRIAGKLTLITANSHPNLQPARIKIWQELSDAARLQFAWPDSGKARVTTPEAFTPPVPDTIQPVENFCLLLLEPITVDHLELRGEPQNRWVYHHTENQEWLTEAINP from the coding sequence ATGTCTCTTCCACCTTGGCGCAGTCTGATTACTCGCGCACTACATAAAAACCGCAGTCTTGTTTATTCCCGCTATGTCCAACTAGCAACGGTGCGAGAAAATGGTTTTCCTGCGAATCGTACCGTCGTTTTTCGTGGCTTTCTAGACAATAGCAACCAACTAAAATTTATCACCGATATCCGTAGTGAAAAAGCTGAACAAATATCAAAACAGCCAGCAGCGGAAATTTGTTGGTATTTTCCTCATACCAGAGAACAATTTCGGATTGCTGGAAAATTAACTTTAATTACTGCTAATTCTCACCCCAATTTGCAACCTGCGAGAATTAAAATTTGGCAAGAATTAAGTGATGCAGCTAGATTACAATTTGCTTGGCCTGATTCTGGTAAAGCGAGAGTGACAACACCAGAAGCATTTACACCACCAGTACCAGACACTATTCAACCAGTAGAAAATTTTTGTTTATTATTACTTGAACCGATCACAGTAGATCATTTAGAATTGCGGGGTGAACCCCAAAATAGATGGGTTTATCACCATACAGAAAACCAGGAATGGTTAACTGAAGCAATAAACCCATAA
- a CDS encoding DUF2834 domain-containing protein, with translation MIRKIIFGLLWLGFISYAFFFAPPEQPDTFELIKNLSTGNWQGINPLIISLFNIMGIWPLIYSAVVFFDGRGQKIPAWPFAIGSFALGAFMLLPYLALRSPNQKFVGEKNLFLKILDSRIFGLLLTIGAAILLASGLQGDWGNFGQQWQNSRFIHVMSLDFVMLSLLFPTLLGDDMTRRGWQNNQLFWLFTIPLFGPLIYLCVRPPMEIEN, from the coding sequence ATGATTAGAAAAATCATTTTTGGTCTATTATGGCTAGGATTTATTTCCTATGCCTTTTTCTTTGCTCCTCCTGAACAACCTGATACTTTTGAGTTGATTAAAAATCTCTCTACAGGAAATTGGCAAGGAATTAATCCTCTGATTATATCTTTATTTAATATCATGGGGATTTGGCCTTTGATCTATAGTGCCGTAGTTTTTTTTGATGGCAGAGGTCAAAAAATACCTGCTTGGCCGTTTGCTATTGGTTCTTTTGCTCTTGGTGCTTTTATGCTTTTACCATATTTGGCTTTAAGATCACCTAATCAAAAGTTTGTAGGTGAAAAAAATTTATTTCTCAAAATACTAGATTCCCGTATTTTTGGACTTTTATTAACTATAGGTGCGGCGATTTTATTAGCATCTGGTTTACAAGGAGATTGGGGTAATTTTGGGCAACAGTGGCAAAATAGCCGATTTATTCATGTTATGAGTTTAGATTTTGTGATGTTGAGTTTATTATTTCCCACTTTGTTAGGAGATGATATGACGCGACGGGGTTGGCAAAATAATCAGTTATTTTGGTTATTTACAATTCCTTTGTTCGGGCCTTTGATATATTTGTGTGTCCGTCCACCTATGGAAATAGAAAATTAA
- a CDS encoding alpha/beta fold hydrolase produces MVNLQAALLEYLEVKSLRLAIGGSLGGMQVLEWALLYPEKVRAIAPMASPGRHSAWSIGLSEAQRQAIYSDRNWQGGNYTIDTPPVQGLAVARMMAMITYRYWESFTNRFGRQQDESNQFAIASYLQYQGQKLIERFDANTYITLTHAMDSHDVSWNRKDYQSVLQSIKQRTLIISIDSDVLYPPVEQQELVDLIPHAQLGLLKSTHGHDAFLIDMEALNEMVVSFRQESDDEQLKKFKI; encoded by the coding sequence ATGGTTAACCTCCAAGCTGCACTATTAGAATATCTGGAAGTTAAATCTCTACGGTTAGCAATTGGCGGTTCATTGGGTGGAATGCAAGTTTTAGAATGGGCTTTATTATATCCAGAAAAGGTGAGAGCGATCGCACCAATGGCATCACCTGGAAGACATTCAGCTTGGTCTATTGGCTTGAGTGAAGCCCAAAGACAGGCAATTTATAGCGATCGCAATTGGCAAGGTGGGAACTATACAATTGATACACCACCAGTCCAAGGATTAGCGGTAGCGCGGATGATGGCAATGATTACCTATCGTTATTGGGAGAGTTTTACAAATCGTTTTGGCAGACAGCAGGATGAATCTAATCAATTTGCGATCGCTAGTTATTTACAATATCAAGGTCAAAAACTAATAGAACGTTTTGATGCTAATACTTATATTACATTAACTCATGCAATGGATAGTCATGATGTTAGTTGGAACAGAAAAGATTATCAATCTGTTTTGCAAAGTATCAAACAACGGACTTTAATTATCTCCATTGATTCTGATGTTCTTTATCCTCCAGTAGAACAACAAGAATTAGTAGATTTAATTCCTCATGCTCAACTAGGATTACTGAAATCAACTCACGGACATGATGCTTTTTTAATTGATATGGAAGCATTGAATGAAATGGTAGTCTCTTTTAGACAAGAATCAGATGATGAGCAATTAAAAAAATTCAAAATTTAG
- the cysE gene encoding serine O-acetyltransferase, with product MFSRLRADFRIIFERDPAARNWLEVLFCYPGLQALIFHRFAHWWHSIGIPFFPRLISHIARFLTGIEIHPGAVIGEGVFIDHGMGVVIGETAIIGNYALIYQGVTLGGTGKESGKRHPTLGENVVVGAGAKVLGNIEIGNNVRIGAGSVVLRDVPSSCTVVGVPGRIIYRSGVRVAPLEHSNLPDSEAQVIRTLVDRIEALEAQIQALQTPAKTPVLIGQFLQADELPKEHNFCNLRDKQIQEFFDGAGI from the coding sequence ATGTTCTCTAGACTCCGTGCCGATTTTCGCATCATCTTTGAACGTGACCCCGCAGCCCGGAATTGGTTGGAGGTTCTGTTTTGCTATCCAGGTTTGCAGGCCCTAATTTTCCACCGCTTTGCCCACTGGTGGCATAGTATTGGTATTCCCTTCTTTCCCCGCTTGATTTCTCATATTGCCCGGTTTTTAACTGGTATTGAAATTCACCCAGGGGCTGTAATTGGTGAAGGAGTATTTATTGACCACGGAATGGGAGTAGTTATTGGAGAAACAGCTATTATCGGCAACTACGCGCTGATTTATCAAGGTGTCACCCTGGGGGGAACAGGTAAGGAAAGTGGTAAACGTCACCCCACATTGGGCGAAAATGTCGTGGTTGGCGCTGGTGCAAAAGTTTTAGGAAATATCGAAATTGGTAATAATGTTCGCATTGGTGCAGGTTCAGTGGTATTGAGAGATGTACCATCTAGTTGTACCGTTGTCGGTGTGCCTGGACGCATTATTTACCGTTCTGGCGTTCGCGTTGCACCTTTAGAACATAGTAATTTACCAGACTCGGAAGCTCAAGTAATTCGCACCTTAGTTGATCGCATTGAAGCATTAGAAGCACAAATTCAAGCTTTGCAAACTCCCGCAAAAACTCCGGTTTTAATTGGTCAATTCCTGCAAGCAGATGAATTACCAAAAGAACATAATTTTTGTAATCTTCGAGATAAACAGATTCAAGAATTTTTTGATGGTGCAGGAATTTAA
- a CDS encoding DUF4351 domain-containing protein produces MTRFIHDKFAKDYLEELLKDYGEVKASEKVSGEIKEIDVLFTPAKQQSSKLQILGLLGRLAENPAIIEPYRNPASSDEICDCILKLLEVKASLRREAKANKIKLQESEIPKLWILTPTISETRLSSFGTIQKEGWLSGVHFLADAMRSAIVAIHQLPQTPDTLWLRLLGRGSVQSQAIIELQALPLDHPYQKATLELVYNLRENLRVNQELETDDRELIMRLEPLYQRNREQAKEEGRQEGKQEGKQEGEKNLILRLLHRRIGEIDLLLIERITGLSIEQLENLGEALLDFSSVADLEAWLTQHSI; encoded by the coding sequence ATGACGCGCTTTATACATGATAAATTCGCCAAAGACTATCTAGAAGAATTATTAAAAGATTACGGAGAAGTCAAAGCATCAGAAAAAGTCTCAGGAGAAATTAAAGAAATAGATGTTTTATTCACACCTGCTAAACAACAAAGTTCTAAATTACAAATACTGGGGTTACTAGGAAGACTTGCCGAAAATCCTGCAATAATAGAACCATACCGCAATCCAGCTTCTAGCGATGAAATCTGCGACTGTATTCTCAAATTATTAGAAGTCAAGGCTTCATTGCGACGAGAAGCCAAAGCCAATAAAATCAAACTTCAGGAGTCAGAAATTCCTAAATTGTGGATTTTAACCCCCACCATATCTGAAACTCGTTTATCTAGCTTTGGAACTATCCAAAAAGAAGGTTGGTTATCGGGAGTACATTTTTTAGCAGATGCCATGCGTTCAGCAATTGTGGCAATACACCAACTACCACAAACACCAGATACTTTATGGTTGAGGCTTTTGGGTAGGGGAAGCGTACAATCACAAGCAATTATCGAGTTGCAAGCGTTACCATTAGATCACCCTTACCAAAAAGCCACCCTGGAATTAGTTTACAACTTGCGCGAAAATTTGAGAGTAAATCAAGAACTAGAAACAGATGATAGGGAGTTAATTATGCGACTAGAACCACTTTATCAAAGAAATAGAGAACAAGCTAAAGAAGAAGGAAGACAAGAAGGAAAGCAAGAAGGAAAGCAAGAAGGAGAAAAAAACTTAATACTGCGTCTGCTACATCGTCGGATTGGGGAAATTGATTTGTTATTAATCGAGCGAATTACAGGATTATCAATTGAACAGTTAGAAAATTTAGGAGAGGCGTTATTAGACTTTTCTAGTGTTGCTGATTTAGAAGCTTGGTTAACCCAACACTCAATCTAA
- the hrcA gene encoding heat-inducible transcriptional repressor HrcA, translated as MQLHLTNRQQNILWATVRQYIATAEPVGSKALIEGFDLGVSSATIRSVMGVLEKSGLLYQPHTSAGRIPSDSGYRIYVDQLIKPSETLGKEVETALQKHLHWEDWSLEALLQGAAQILATLSGCITLITMPQTTTAKLRHLQLVQVESGKIMLIVVTDSYETHSKVMDLFPPTSENKPEAEVIDHQLQIVSNFLNTHLRGRSLLELGYLDWSELDQEFQSYGELLKSSLVELTHRALAPTTTQIMVRGIGEVLRQPEFSQVQQVQTIIHLLEEEQDQLWHLICEEAGMDDPNKSKVTVRIGTENPLEPIRTCTLISAIYRRGSVPVGSVGVLGPTRLNYESAIAVVAAAADYLSEAFS; from the coding sequence ATGCAACTTCACCTGACTAATCGGCAACAGAATATACTTTGGGCAACTGTCCGGCAGTATATTGCTACAGCAGAGCCTGTGGGTTCTAAGGCTTTAATTGAAGGTTTTGATTTAGGTGTTAGCTCTGCTACGATTCGCAGTGTGATGGGTGTTTTAGAAAAATCGGGGTTACTTTATCAACCACATACTTCTGCGGGCAGAATTCCTTCTGATTCTGGTTATCGTATTTATGTTGATCAACTTATTAAACCATCAGAAACTTTAGGTAAAGAAGTAGAAACAGCATTACAAAAACATCTGCATTGGGAAGATTGGAGTTTGGAGGCGTTATTACAAGGTGCTGCTCAAATTTTAGCAACATTAAGCGGCTGCATTACTTTGATTACTATGCCCCAAACCACCACAGCAAAGTTACGACATTTGCAATTGGTGCAAGTTGAATCGGGGAAGATTATGTTGATTGTGGTGACAGATAGTTATGAAACCCATTCTAAGGTGATGGATTTATTTCCACCAACTTCAGAAAATAAACCGGAAGCTGAGGTAATTGATCATCAATTGCAGATTGTTTCTAACTTTTTAAATACTCACTTACGAGGACGGAGTTTATTAGAATTAGGCTATCTGGATTGGAGTGAATTGGATCAAGAGTTTCAAAGTTATGGCGAATTATTAAAAAGTTCTTTGGTAGAATTGACTCATCGCGCTCTGGCACCGACAACTACACAAATTATGGTACGAGGGATTGGAGAGGTTTTACGCCAACCAGAGTTTTCTCAGGTACAGCAGGTACAGACTATTATCCACTTATTGGAAGAGGAACAAGACCAACTTTGGCATTTAATTTGTGAAGAAGCGGGAATGGACGATCCAAATAAGTCTAAGGTAACGGTGCGGATTGGTACAGAAAATCCTCTCGAACCTATTCGGACTTGTACTTTAATTTCTGCTATTTATCGTCGAGGTTCTGTACCTGTGGGAAGTGTGGGGGTTTTGGGTCCAACTCGGTTAAACTATGAGAGTGCGATCGCTGTAGTTGCAGCAGCGGCAGATTATCTCTCGGAAGCTTTTAGTTAA
- the lexA gene encoding repressor LexA, with the protein MERLTDPQKELYEWLVEYIRLNQHSPSIRQMMQGMNLKSPAPIQSRLEHLRNKGYIGWNEGRARTLRILHPPKQGVPILGTIAAGGLIEPFTDVVEHLDLANLSLPPQSYALRVAGDSMIEDLIADGDVVFLRPVAEPNQLKNGTIVAARVEGHGTTLKRFYRHDDLVTLKPANPNYHPIEVSAMQVEVQGSLVGIWRNYN; encoded by the coding sequence ATGGAACGTCTCACAGATCCTCAAAAAGAACTATATGAATGGTTGGTTGAATATATCAGGTTAAATCAACATTCTCCCTCGATTCGCCAAATGATGCAAGGGATGAATTTGAAATCTCCTGCACCCATTCAAAGTCGGTTGGAACATTTACGCAATAAGGGTTATATTGGCTGGAATGAAGGGAGAGCTAGAACTCTTCGTATCCTTCATCCTCCTAAACAAGGTGTACCAATTTTAGGAACTATTGCGGCAGGTGGTTTGATAGAACCGTTCACAGATGTGGTGGAACATTTGGATTTGGCTAATTTATCATTACCTCCCCAAAGCTACGCTTTACGGGTCGCTGGGGATAGTATGATTGAAGATTTAATAGCAGATGGTGATGTAGTATTTTTGCGTCCTGTCGCTGAACCCAATCAGTTAAAAAATGGAACTATTGTCGCTGCAAGGGTGGAAGGCCACGGAACAACTTTAAAACGTTTTTATCGCCATGATGATCTTGTCACTCTCAAACCTGCAAATCCTAATTATCATCCGATAGAAGTATCGGCAATGCAAGTAGAAGTGCAAGGTTCTTTAGTTGGGATTTGGCGTAATTATAACTAA
- a CDS encoding dual specificity protein phosphatase family protein, which yields MYKFAPAWEQETIVFGASRPGYAAHQVYDWIEFMKSQNIQRVCCLLSEKQLANYAHLLDIYQQEFGNQQVCWSPIEDFHLSDLEILTQKILPFLITADKQNEKVVVHCAGGIGRTGHILISQRFW from the coding sequence ATGTACAAATTTGCCCCTGCTTGGGAACAAGAAACAATAGTTTTTGGTGCTTCTCGTCCTGGATATGCTGCTCATCAGGTGTATGATTGGATTGAGTTTATGAAATCTCAAAACATTCAGCGAGTTTGTTGTTTACTTAGTGAAAAACAACTAGCTAATTATGCTCATCTTTTAGATATATATCAGCAAGAATTTGGTAATCAACAAGTTTGTTGGTCACCAATTGAAGATTTTCATTTATCCGATTTAGAAATACTCACACAAAAAATCCTGCCTTTTTTAATCACAGCAGATAAACAAAATGAAAAAGTAGTTGTGCATTGTGCTGGTGGAATTGGCCGGACTGGACATATATTAATTAGCCAGAGATTCTGGTAA
- a CDS encoding rhodanese-related sulfurtransferase yields the protein MTDTSFDQPFSEITVQELAKRLSSDEETLQLIDVREPQELALSRIDGFVNLPLSEYEQWSGQVSIRFDQSAETLVLCHHGIRSAQMCQWLVTQGFTQVKNITGGISAYSIFVDPSVPQY from the coding sequence ATGACAGATACATCATTTGATCAACCTTTTTCCGAAATTACTGTCCAGGAACTAGCAAAACGTCTTTCCAGTGATGAAGAAACGCTTCAGTTAATAGATGTGCGTGAACCCCAGGAACTTGCTTTATCACGGATAGATGGATTTGTCAATCTTCCTCTGAGTGAATATGAGCAATGGAGTGGGCAAGTTTCTATCCGCTTTGATCAATCCGCAGAAACTCTTGTTCTCTGTCATCATGGTATCCGCTCGGCTCAAATGTGTCAGTGGTTAGTTACTCAAGGATTTACACAAGTTAAAAATATTACGGGTGGTATTTCCGCTTACTCAATTTTTGTTGATCCTTCAGTTCCCCAATATTAA